A window of Thermoanaerobaculia bacterium genomic DNA:
TTCTCGATGCGCGCCTTCGAATCCCGCGAACCCGCCAGCTTCGACTTCCGCGAGATCCTGTACTCGAAATCATCCGGCGTCGCCCGGATCACGATCGACCGGCAGGACCGCTACAACGCCTATTCGACGGCGTGCCTCGAGGAGCTCGCGTCGGCGCTCCGCGACGCCTCGTTCGACGACGCGGTCGGCGTCATCGTGCTGACCGGCGCGGG
This region includes:
- a CDS encoding enoyl-CoA hydratase-related protein, with protein sequence MRAFESREPASFDFREILYSKSSGVARITIDRQDRYNAYSTACLEELASALRDASFDDAVGVIVLTGAG